CAAGGTCCTGAATATTCAGGACTGGATTCTCGCCCAGCGCCAGAAAGTGCTGAGCAAGGCCAACCTCAATCGTGTGTTGTTGCTTGAGGCGTTACTGGTGCAGTGGGCAGGCCTGCCCGGCCAGCGCTGATTTGATTGAATTGAAAAACAGGTAATTTTTATATGCTCGTTGACTCCCATTGCCACCTCGATCGTCTTGATCTGAGTGCCCATGACGGCTCGCTGGATGCGGCCCTCGAGGCTGCGCGTCAGCGCGGTGTCGGGCATTTTCTGTGTATCGGCGTGAGTGCCGACAACGCGGCTGATGTCAAAGCCCTGACGGACCGTTATGCCGATGTGGATTGCTCGGTGGGCGTTCACCCGCTGGACGTTCAGCCGGGAGCGGCGCCAGCGCTGGACTGGCTGCTGGGCGAGCTGAACCACCCACGGGTGGTGGCCATTGGTGAAACCGGTCTGGATTACCACTACGAGCCCGAAGCCGCCGACTTGCAGCAACTGTCGTTTCGCGTGCATTTGGAAGCGGCCCAGCAGACCGGTAAGCCTGTGGTGATCCACACCCGTGGTGCCCGTGCCGATACCCTGGCCCTGCTGCGTGAAGCGGCGTTGCCCCAGGCCGGTGTGCTGCACTGTTTCACCGAAGACTGGGACATGGCCAAGGCGGCGCTGGACATGGGGTACTACATTTCCTTGTCGGGGATCGTAACCTTCCGCAATGCTGACGCTTTACGCGATGTTGCCCGTCAGGTGCCAGCAGATCGCCTGCTGGTCGAGACTGACTCGCCTTACCTCGCCCCGATCCCCTATCGTGGCAAACCGAACCTGCCGCAGTACGTGCGTGAAGTGGCAGAGTTTCTGGCCATGTTGCGCGGTGAGTCCTACGAGCGTTTTGCCGAGCAGACCACTGAAAACTTCAAGCGACTGTTCCCGCTGGCACGGGTCAGATGATCCGTAAAAAATAGGCAGGCAAAAAAAACCCGGGCTCTGGGGAATCCGGGTTAAGACCATTAGGAGTAAAACAAAGGCACACATTCCGTTGCTGCCTAAATCGGCGAAACACTTTGGGGG
This genomic stretch from Pseudomonas deceptionensis harbors:
- a CDS encoding TatD family hydrolase, coding for MLVDSHCHLDRLDLSAHDGSLDAALEAARQRGVGHFLCIGVSADNAADVKALTDRYADVDCSVGVHPLDVQPGAAPALDWLLGELNHPRVVAIGETGLDYHYEPEAADLQQLSFRVHLEAAQQTGKPVVIHTRGARADTLALLREAALPQAGVLHCFTEDWDMAKAALDMGYYISLSGIVTFRNADALRDVARQVPADRLLVETDSPYLAPIPYRGKPNLPQYVREVAEFLAMLRGESYERFAEQTTENFKRLFPLARVR